A stretch of Blastocatellia bacterium DNA encodes these proteins:
- a CDS encoding tetratricopeptide repeat protein codes for MKAAVLVLMLLCHVRSDDERPLTPLPQVSLESVRALIERGELEEAARQLQEIRATHPRDPESARLLGEVRRRQGRWDEALAQYQAVLALIPRDVEAMFWIATLYRWKGAMEESLAAYGRVLAEVPQHVDALLGRARVFLQMGRLAEAEADVRAALAAAPRSEEAAELWLQMLLRARRFQEAEAWIRAHSDLPGRDRWLGDLYAAQGRMSEAIGAYARALAAMPHDHAVLRALAEAYRKSGKLERAVELYRQLARLYPHDADSYFWIGTIARWRGDVRAAEEAFREALRREPRHLDAVIGLVRLALAQEDLRLAERQLEQARALDPNHPEVIVLWGQLLERQGRRREALREYQRALHRDPQDEAASAGYWRLWPIVRPTFEATYEQHETEVLEGRADRVFDIPVTRIRYRLQRATARGRYPVGETWALQGILRASRDQVTNRSGGFTIYDFTILTPTFGVEGAPAPRWSFTGEIGAAFFQSNAAGSIPEETFLHSEAHLEYRGPSDHLGFGFRRGPFLGRSFAADVRFGIFVENRFQALYDRRLSSTLWAHADYAFARYSDGNRTHAAGATLRYADARKEGIIGYRLTPLQARFLTPENTLDFLRVHEAIFAGWWAPHAEIMLRAEAARAWYQDRNWGWRARAMVGYRPHILRVVEFGASYFRDWYARDALRYNTLTIRNVMPYLALRSEARPRWSYELRYGYARLSDEATARYWAHDALGRFAFWIGTRLRLGGEGRYWRDTLTQRTWHASIFLQWVF; via the coding sequence ATGAAGGCGGCCGTACTCGTCCTCATGCTGCTGTGTCACGTTCGAAGCGATGACGAAAGGCCTCTGACTCCATTGCCTCAGGTATCGCTGGAATCCGTCCGAGCGTTGATCGAGCGGGGAGAATTGGAAGAGGCCGCCCGACAGCTCCAGGAAATCCGCGCGACGCATCCGCGCGATCCAGAGAGCGCGCGCTTACTCGGTGAAGTGCGTCGCCGACAGGGACGATGGGACGAGGCGCTCGCGCAATATCAGGCTGTGTTGGCTCTCATCCCACGGGATGTCGAGGCGATGTTTTGGATCGCGACGCTCTATCGGTGGAAGGGCGCCATGGAGGAATCGCTCGCTGCGTATGGGCGCGTTCTGGCAGAGGTGCCACAGCATGTGGACGCGCTCCTTGGACGCGCGCGCGTTTTTCTGCAAATGGGCCGACTGGCCGAAGCCGAGGCCGATGTGCGCGCGGCGCTCGCTGCTGCTCCACGGAGCGAGGAAGCGGCCGAACTCTGGCTGCAGATGCTCCTGCGCGCCCGACGATTTCAAGAGGCCGAAGCATGGATTCGGGCGCATTCGGATCTGCCCGGACGAGATCGCTGGCTTGGCGATCTCTATGCTGCCCAGGGGCGAATGTCCGAAGCCATCGGCGCCTATGCGCGCGCACTCGCGGCCATGCCTCACGATCACGCCGTGCTTCGCGCTTTGGCTGAAGCGTATCGCAAGTCGGGGAAACTGGAGCGCGCCGTGGAGCTCTATCGGCAGCTCGCGCGCCTGTATCCGCACGACGCCGACAGTTACTTCTGGATCGGAACGATCGCGCGATGGCGCGGGGACGTGCGCGCTGCGGAAGAAGCATTCCGAGAAGCCCTCCGTCGAGAACCGCGACATCTGGATGCCGTGATCGGACTGGTGCGCCTCGCCCTCGCACAGGAAGATCTCCGATTGGCTGAACGGCAGTTGGAGCAAGCGCGCGCACTCGATCCGAACCATCCTGAAGTCATCGTGCTCTGGGGTCAGCTCTTGGAGCGGCAGGGCCGGCGGCGAGAAGCCCTGCGAGAATATCAACGAGCACTCCATCGCGATCCGCAAGACGAGGCGGCTTCGGCCGGATATTGGCGGCTTTGGCCCATCGTCCGCCCAACCTTCGAAGCGACCTATGAGCAGCATGAGACGGAGGTCTTGGAAGGACGCGCTGACCGCGTCTTCGATATTCCGGTGACGCGCATTCGGTATCGCCTCCAACGGGCTACGGCTCGCGGGCGTTACCCCGTGGGCGAGACTTGGGCGCTGCAAGGCATTCTGCGCGCCAGCCGCGACCAGGTCACGAACCGTTCCGGTGGCTTCACGATCTATGACTTCACCATCCTCACGCCTACCTTCGGGGTAGAGGGCGCACCCGCTCCCCGCTGGTCGTTCACCGGAGAGATCGGCGCTGCCTTCTTTCAAAGCAACGCGGCAGGCTCCATACCGGAGGAGACGTTCCTCCATTCCGAAGCCCATCTCGAATATCGTGGGCCGAGCGATCACCTGGGGTTTGGTTTCCGACGAGGTCCCTTCTTAGGACGGAGCTTCGCCGCAGATGTCCGATTCGGGATCTTCGTCGAGAATCGCTTTCAGGCGCTCTACGATCGGCGCCTCTCCTCCACCCTCTGGGCACACGCCGACTACGCCTTCGCCCGCTATTCCGATGGAAATCGAACGCACGCGGCCGGAGCCACGTTGCGCTATGCGGACGCCCGAAAGGAGGGAATCATCGGGTACCGCCTGACGCCACTACAGGCCCGCTTTCTGACGCCAGAGAACACGCTCGACTTCCTTCGAGTCCATGAGGCTATCTTCGCCGGATGGTGGGCGCCGCATGCGGAGATCATGCTCCGCGCTGAGGCCGCGCGGGCGTGGTATCAGGACCGGAATTGGGGATGGCGGGCGCGCGCGATGGTGGGATATCGGCCCCATATCCTCCGCGTCGTCGAATTCGGGGCATCGTATTTTCGGGACTGGTACGCACGCGATGCGCTCCGATACAACACGCTGACGATCCGCAACGTCATGCCGTATCTGGCGCTCAGGAGCGAAGCGCGTCCGCGTTGGTCCTACGAACTCCGCTATGGATATGCGCGGCTCTCCGATGAAGCCACAGCCCGCTACTGGGCGCACGATGCCCTCGGTCGGTTCGCCTTCTGGATCGGCACTCGCCTGCGCCTAGGAGGAGAAGGGCGCTACTGGCGCGACACGCTCACGCAGCGGACTTGGCATGCCTCCATCTTCCTACAGTGGGTCTTCTGA
- a CDS encoding glycosyltransferase family 39 protein has protein sequence MKRSVWIGERLRLATTTRRGFFVWPSDVLFGLALLLWSMLLHVRLTSASPSLHIPWILAGLIFLAHELWIRALALESPYRILAAALVTSVQIVVSQIALGMFDHLTGPALLLTNLVIAAAFLMGYGFWARKRIAQAPASPRARPSFVGGLLGALVAVTYGFILYLERMVPPHDVDSLNYHLLDVLTYAHNRNLDPFPFAWIQPYFPKAGELLTLWIYLLGGGNKAAFVHMNTVQIPFAFMGGWAVWSLAHAFGLRHVAVLALSLYVLTPLVLLQSLTTMVDIIAAAFFLTALVFLVLHLQNRRSLELHLFALAFGLLLGTKFTFLYLSLPLIVVFLFGADRGEFPLGEHLRLVWSRVGTLLLCVLLGGGFWMVRNALVFGNPVYPVRLEIAGTTLFDGPISMTRHSELHERRFVSQRWQWLFYPFREAYVDDPRFHTAPEVPIHYGWSNGFGPQFAMGGIATLLMLVRARRRRDRLLFWTLMTLPLSIALWWILNPYREPRYILAICGIAIFALLVLRSELTRFGRAFLTGALVIAAFFSVLATTGHLVERDAGSCGHSLVHLLRSGRFGPDAIANYPLVKEYGPAIDGLVWIADHIRNRTIAYTVPDFAALLYGWESTNRPVHIPTWEFVKLAHLPRATTYAEWRRLLAEQRVDYIFFYNPPTYDAPYPVAEWIRAHPEDFEVVKSWGPTVALLRPRFSSLERANVSDTSSGWPVGRSVRELPELNDPLAWQIYLEVRGCEVTRAAADGGVRLSWRFTTRENDYGEILAGVELTEWSAARWLEFQLFWSGAPDLLFVYVKNLDPRQYARFRLPLRTLAPGWNRVRIDLTRPEWKTNGFTLGDVRTLHLVVDDDPDERIGTGEIIVRDFRLAREGS, from the coding sequence GTGAAACGAAGCGTTTGGATCGGGGAACGTCTGAGGCTCGCGACGACCACGAGGCGGGGGTTTTTCGTCTGGCCCTCGGATGTGCTCTTTGGTCTTGCCCTCCTGCTGTGGAGCATGCTTCTCCATGTGAGGCTCACGTCCGCGAGTCCATCGCTTCATATCCCGTGGATCTTGGCGGGATTGATCTTCCTCGCGCACGAGCTGTGGATCCGGGCATTAGCTCTGGAGAGTCCGTATCGGATATTAGCGGCCGCTTTGGTGACTTCGGTGCAGATCGTCGTCTCGCAGATCGCTCTGGGAATGTTCGACCATTTGACAGGCCCGGCGCTTTTGCTGACCAATCTGGTGATCGCGGCCGCATTCCTGATGGGCTATGGGTTCTGGGCGCGAAAACGCATCGCGCAAGCACCGGCTTCTCCTCGCGCGCGGCCCTCTTTTGTGGGCGGCCTGCTCGGTGCGCTCGTGGCCGTCACCTACGGCTTCATCCTCTATCTCGAGCGAATGGTGCCGCCGCACGATGTGGACTCGCTCAACTACCATCTGCTCGATGTCCTCACGTACGCGCACAACCGAAATCTCGATCCCTTCCCCTTCGCGTGGATTCAGCCATATTTCCCGAAAGCTGGAGAGCTGCTCACCCTCTGGATTTATCTGCTCGGGGGCGGGAACAAAGCAGCGTTCGTCCACATGAACACCGTTCAGATCCCCTTTGCCTTCATGGGCGGATGGGCCGTATGGAGTCTGGCTCATGCGTTCGGGCTCCGGCATGTGGCCGTGCTCGCGCTGTCGCTCTACGTGCTCACGCCCCTTGTGCTCCTTCAATCGCTCACGACGATGGTGGATATCATTGCGGCGGCATTCTTCCTGACGGCGCTCGTCTTTCTCGTTCTCCATCTCCAGAATCGGCGGTCGTTGGAGCTACATCTGTTCGCGCTGGCCTTCGGGCTTCTCCTGGGCACCAAGTTCACGTTCCTCTACCTCTCGCTCCCTTTGATCGTCGTCTTCCTCTTCGGCGCGGATCGAGGAGAGTTCCCGCTCGGCGAGCACTTGCGCCTCGTGTGGTCACGGGTGGGGACGCTGCTGCTTTGTGTGCTCCTGGGCGGAGGATTTTGGATGGTTCGGAACGCGCTCGTCTTCGGAAATCCCGTCTATCCCGTGCGCTTGGAGATTGCAGGGACGACGCTCTTCGATGGCCCGATCTCGATGACGCGACATTCGGAGTTGCACGAGCGGCGATTCGTCTCTCAGCGTTGGCAATGGCTCTTCTACCCGTTTCGCGAAGCCTACGTGGATGACCCCCGGTTCCACACGGCGCCGGAGGTCCCAATCCACTACGGATGGTCGAATGGCTTCGGCCCGCAATTCGCCATGGGAGGGATCGCGACCCTCCTGATGCTCGTTCGAGCGCGACGGCGGCGCGACCGATTGCTCTTCTGGACGCTCATGACGCTTCCGCTTAGTATCGCCCTTTGGTGGATCTTGAATCCATACCGCGAACCGCGGTATATTCTGGCGATTTGTGGGATAGCGATCTTCGCGCTCCTGGTGTTGCGGAGCGAGTTGACCCGATTCGGCCGCGCGTTCCTCACTGGCGCCCTGGTCATCGCTGCGTTCTTCTCCGTCCTGGCGACTACTGGTCATTTGGTCGAGCGCGATGCAGGAAGTTGCGGTCATTCGTTAGTGCACCTCCTTCGAAGTGGCCGATTTGGCCCCGATGCCATCGCGAACTACCCGCTTGTCAAAGAGTATGGTCCCGCGATAGACGGACTCGTCTGGATCGCCGATCACATCCGGAATCGGACGATCGCCTACACGGTCCCGGATTTCGCTGCGCTTCTGTACGGATGGGAATCCACGAACCGGCCCGTTCACATCCCGACATGGGAATTCGTGAAGCTCGCGCATCTGCCGCGCGCGACGACATACGCGGAGTGGCGCCGGCTCCTTGCCGAACAACGCGTGGACTACATCTTCTTCTACAATCCGCCGACGTACGACGCGCCTTATCCGGTCGCTGAGTGGATTCGCGCGCATCCGGAGGACTTCGAGGTCGTGAAGTCTTGGGGACCGACGGTCGCGCTCTTGCGCCCGCGATTTTCTTCACTCGAGCGGGCGAACGTCTCCGACACCTCGTCCGGCTGGCCGGTTGGACGATCGGTCCGAGAATTGCCCGAACTCAATGACCCGCTGGCGTGGCAGATCTATCTGGAGGTTCGTGGATGTGAGGTCACGCGCGCAGCGGCCGACGGCGGCGTTCGCCTGAGCTGGCGCTTCACTACGCGCGAGAACGACTATGGCGAGATCCTGGCTGGAGTCGAACTGACCGAGTGGTCGGCGGCGCGATGGTTGGAATTCCAACTCTTCTGGTCAGGCGCCCCGGATCTCCTCTTCGTGTACGTGAAGAATCTCGATCCCCGACAGTACGCGCGATTTCGTCTCCCTCTGCGGACACTCGCGCCCGGATGGAATCGCGTGCGGATTGATCTGACTCGGCCCGAGTGGAAGACCAACGGATTCACCCTCGGGGATGTGCGGACTCTTCACCTGGTCGTGGATGACGATCCGGATGAGCGCATCGGGACAGGCGAGATCATCGTGAGAGATTTTCGGTTGGCGAGGGAGGGTTCATGA
- a CDS encoding HEAT repeat domain-containing protein, which translates to MIPSETLRTWLIWSIVAIAGGILLAILVVLARESWRRWRQWRLARIRRRFRAMLDEMDRMEEAAVAELAEQLKKTFGLRHLEWLLNESVELADVSLQAKFQALYEHLGLLDRYLHDLRHSPRWSVRAGAARRLGEIGSARAVPALLEAMRDPYEDEDVKLACARALGMIRDPQAIPSLIEALREPDKWVSPRVAEVLVPFGALAEAPLMEALRDPNSDNLRTWAASILGEIRSRAAVPNLIRALWDRAESVRAAAARALGEIGDHRAVNALLEGTLRDPSALVRMEAAVALGKIGDEKSLEALQLALADPDPIVRLRAIEALEMIGPSASELLEGSLTDDDPEVRYRTAAVLERLGYVQTQLDRLKSEDAIERAMARRKLTLIGKAGLRESLSAGLHDPDFRVRAQVCQVLAEVGEKSPGILEALQLTTRDREWSVRAQAIAALGRLRAKEALPDLIERLGDQEAIVREAAAAAIAEMEATDLAAFLPQFLNLLRDPNAWIRATAATILQRIPDAQVREALLEALKDPIEDVRAHAAAALSAFSEPHVMSALLVALEDPSPSVRLAAVRSLKHLEYRGPLDPFVRLLDTDNEELREAVADTLAHLARDVQALIRALSDLSSEAGRRGAVHALAQRQEEEATEALCAFLRDPSARVREAAARALGRRPGACALNALLSALNDPAESVRIAVLDALGELGAPEALDPVMNATRDPSDHVKQHAALCLGKLGDANAQTRLAELLNAASPSVQAAAIIGLALLRSSSYIPDILARLQDPQVRDAARVGLERESEKTIARVREFLHIEALDDLVLPDFERMIEHYVHIVRHSQDSDARWHAVQGLGVVSDARYLELLQETFIRDPDARVRAEALRTLARVASPADARAAAFRALRDPDHHVRMEAVRLLGQLRDPKATDQLLEQLSLAEPFYREAIAHALAAIFQREPQRLVELALATERRPVLLGLLHALSLLGSPHALPAFRRALQHPDAEVRRAAVSAVAKLEGSEARALLLAALRDPDPQLRIHAAQILGSLDVHAYRDVLRTLEQDPVPEVREVAHRILTGRPR; encoded by the coding sequence GTGATCCCGAGCGAAACCTTACGCACATGGTTGATCTGGAGCATCGTGGCGATCGCCGGGGGGATTCTCCTGGCGATCCTTGTCGTCTTGGCGAGGGAATCATGGCGACGATGGCGACAATGGCGCCTGGCGCGGATTCGGCGGCGGTTCCGCGCGATGCTCGATGAAATGGACCGCATGGAGGAGGCCGCTGTGGCCGAGCTGGCTGAACAGCTCAAGAAGACCTTCGGCTTGAGACACCTGGAATGGCTTCTGAACGAGAGCGTGGAGCTGGCCGACGTCTCCTTGCAGGCGAAGTTTCAAGCGCTTTACGAGCATTTGGGCCTTTTGGACCGCTATCTTCACGACCTTCGCCATTCGCCCCGCTGGAGCGTTCGCGCGGGTGCAGCGCGGCGCCTTGGAGAGATTGGCAGTGCGCGAGCTGTCCCAGCGCTGCTCGAAGCCATGCGCGACCCCTATGAGGACGAGGACGTCAAGCTGGCGTGCGCTCGCGCTTTGGGAATGATTCGCGATCCGCAAGCGATTCCGTCGCTGATCGAAGCCCTTCGGGAACCGGACAAATGGGTCTCGCCGCGAGTGGCCGAGGTGCTCGTGCCGTTTGGAGCGCTCGCTGAAGCACCCCTGATGGAAGCCCTTCGGGACCCGAACTCGGACAACTTGCGCACATGGGCCGCGAGTATCCTCGGAGAGATTCGCTCCCGAGCGGCCGTGCCGAATCTCATTCGCGCCTTGTGGGATCGCGCGGAATCCGTTCGCGCGGCAGCCGCCCGCGCCTTGGGCGAGATTGGGGATCACCGTGCGGTGAATGCCCTCCTGGAAGGAACGCTGCGAGATCCCTCGGCGCTCGTTCGGATGGAAGCGGCTGTCGCCTTGGGGAAGATCGGGGATGAGAAGTCGCTGGAAGCCCTGCAACTCGCCCTCGCGGATCCGGATCCAATTGTTCGCTTGCGCGCCATCGAAGCGCTGGAGATGATCGGTCCTTCAGCCAGTGAGCTCCTTGAAGGCTCATTGACCGACGATGATCCTGAGGTGCGGTATCGAACGGCCGCCGTCTTGGAACGGTTGGGATATGTTCAAACCCAGCTGGACCGCCTCAAGAGCGAGGACGCGATCGAACGCGCCATGGCGCGACGGAAGCTCACGCTCATTGGAAAGGCCGGGCTTCGGGAATCGCTTTCGGCTGGTCTGCACGATCCGGATTTTCGCGTTCGCGCGCAGGTGTGTCAGGTGCTCGCCGAGGTGGGGGAGAAATCTCCCGGAATTCTCGAAGCCTTGCAACTGACCACAAGGGACCGCGAATGGTCCGTTCGCGCGCAGGCGATCGCCGCACTTGGGAGATTGCGCGCGAAGGAAGCGTTGCCCGACCTCATCGAGCGGTTAGGGGATCAGGAAGCGATCGTGCGCGAAGCGGCTGCCGCGGCAATCGCAGAAATGGAAGCGACGGACCTGGCGGCCTTCTTGCCGCAGTTCTTGAACCTGCTTCGCGATCCGAATGCTTGGATCCGCGCCACGGCGGCCACGATCCTGCAGCGGATCCCCGATGCGCAGGTCCGAGAAGCGCTTCTGGAGGCCCTCAAGGATCCCATCGAGGATGTGCGCGCGCATGCGGCGGCCGCGCTCAGCGCCTTTTCCGAACCGCACGTCATGTCCGCTCTACTGGTGGCTTTGGAAGATCCGAGCCCTTCCGTTCGCTTGGCCGCAGTGCGCAGCCTCAAGCACTTGGAATACCGAGGCCCTCTTGATCCATTCGTGCGGCTCCTGGATACGGATAACGAAGAGCTTCGGGAGGCTGTCGCCGATACGCTCGCGCATCTGGCTCGGGATGTACAGGCGCTCATTCGTGCACTTAGCGATCTCTCCAGCGAAGCGGGACGCCGAGGGGCTGTTCACGCGCTCGCCCAACGCCAAGAGGAAGAAGCCACCGAGGCCTTGTGCGCCTTCCTCCGCGATCCTTCGGCTCGTGTGCGTGAAGCTGCGGCCCGCGCGCTCGGACGACGACCCGGAGCATGCGCCCTGAACGCCTTGCTTTCAGCGCTCAATGATCCGGCAGAATCGGTGCGGATCGCCGTCCTCGACGCTCTAGGTGAACTCGGTGCTCCGGAGGCGCTGGACCCGGTCATGAACGCCACGCGAGACCCGAGCGATCACGTCAAGCAACATGCGGCGCTCTGCTTGGGCAAATTGGGCGACGCCAATGCTCAAACGCGGCTCGCGGAATTGCTGAATGCGGCATCCCCATCCGTACAAGCCGCTGCGATCATCGGCCTGGCCTTGCTGCGCAGCAGCTCGTATATCCCGGATATACTCGCGCGGCTCCAAGACCCACAGGTCCGGGACGCGGCTCGAGTGGGGCTCGAACGCGAGTCGGAAAAAACGATCGCACGAGTTCGTGAGTTCCTCCACATCGAGGCCCTGGATGATCTTGTGCTTCCCGACTTCGAGCGCATGATCGAACACTATGTCCACATCGTCCGACACAGTCAGGACAGCGACGCCCGTTGGCATGCCGTCCAAGGACTCGGTGTGGTGAGCGATGCTCGGTATCTGGAGCTTCTCCAAGAGACATTCATCCGCGATCCCGATGCGCGCGTGCGCGCCGAAGCGCTGCGCACTTTGGCTCGAGTCGCTTCTCCCGCTGATGCGCGCGCGGCAGCATTTCGAGCCCTGCGCGATCCCGATCATCACGTCCGAATGGAAGCCGTGAGGCTTCTCGGGCAACTTCGAGATCCGAAAGCGACGGATCAGCTTCTCGAGCAACTCTCACTCGCCGAGCCGTTCTATCGGGAGGCGATCGCCCACGCGCTCGCCGCCATCTTCCAGAGGGAACCGCAGCGGCTCGTGGAATTGGCCCTCGCAACAGAGAGGAGACCCGTCCTGCTCGGCCTGCTGCACGCCCTGAGTCTGCTTGGATCCCCACACGCGCTCCCCGCGTTCCGTCGAGCGTTGCAACATCCGGATGCCGAGGTGCGCCGCGCCGCTGTATCCGCTGTCGCGAAACTGGAGGGATCGGAAGCACGAGCACTGCTCTTGGCGGCCTTGAGGGATCCAGATCCTCAACTTCGGATTCACGCGGCGCAGATCCTCGGGAGCTTGGACGTCCACGCGTATCGCGATGTCCTTCGGACGCTGGAGCAGGATCCCGTCCCTGAAGTTCGAGAAGTCGCTCATCGGATTTTGACCGGACGCCCACGATGA
- a CDS encoding response regulator — protein sequence MGAILIVDDEESIRALLKELLRGLLVAPEVKEWADLGITRLLTASEGAEALALMEQEEIALAIVDINLPRLDGMQVLARIKERSPETEVIVITGYASLETAIEAVRRGAYDYITKPFDHARLLKVAAHALDRWRLQKENKRLFQTLEKRVAELHLLYELTASLNRVLEPRRVLMVVAEVLPKAIAYDVLSLLLVERQAELTMIPRHVVSEVFLERVKQQALESARQILPTLSEVSVALHVLEPEVPPSQILVAEEPRASLTIPLEEGEAIVGVLHLSRAQAEAFTSDEEAFVRIVAQQLLIALNRLRETAAAEQDKISAMLESMSEGVVMVDEARQVRVINRAAKEVLGLTGDATTEAFVNRCEELGLCNLLQNGGQEKQSAEYRLETPTPRVLKVNVSRVRSHTGELWGTVFTFHDVTREKELDEMRQDLLSQISHDLRTPLSLIKNALGIVLAQKAGALTPEQLRFLSIANKNADKLAHLLDTILDLDRIRRGKLELEIELMDVERVIDAALATFQPIAEQKRITLQKQLTEGLPKVYADAGRLEQILNNLLQNAIKFTAEGGRVWIRAMPYTDPADPETAWVRIDVQDTGIGIPAEARERIFEGYYRAPTTKEQGLGLGLAITKALVEAHKGRIWVESTVGEGSCFSFLLPAERRRPRKPVVLIVEDEPDMVETLSFHLQSEGFACEVAYTGMEALRKANELAPDAILLDIMLPDINGYQVCRRLKAEERTRHIPILMLTARSQASDRFWGLEAGAEAYIVKPFEIEEVTAKLREVLKL from the coding sequence ATGGGGGCCATTTTGATCGTAGATGACGAGGAGAGCATCAGAGCGCTCTTGAAGGAGCTTTTGAGAGGATTGCTGGTGGCTCCGGAAGTGAAGGAATGGGCCGATTTGGGCATCACGCGTCTCCTCACCGCCTCGGAAGGAGCGGAGGCCTTGGCCCTGATGGAGCAAGAGGAGATCGCTCTGGCGATCGTGGACATTAACCTCCCGCGTCTGGATGGCATGCAGGTGCTAGCGCGGATCAAGGAACGAAGCCCAGAGACCGAGGTCATCGTCATCACCGGATACGCCTCCTTGGAGACGGCCATCGAGGCTGTGCGGCGTGGGGCTTACGACTATATCACTAAGCCCTTCGATCATGCGCGACTCCTCAAAGTCGCCGCCCATGCCCTCGATCGCTGGCGATTGCAGAAGGAGAACAAGCGGTTGTTCCAGACGTTGGAGAAGCGCGTCGCGGAGCTCCACTTGCTTTATGAATTGACGGCCTCGCTCAATCGTGTGCTCGAGCCGCGACGCGTGTTGATGGTGGTTGCGGAGGTGCTGCCCAAGGCGATCGCTTATGATGTCCTGAGTCTGCTGCTCGTGGAAAGGCAGGCAGAGCTGACAATGATCCCCCGCCATGTCGTGAGCGAGGTGTTCTTAGAGCGCGTGAAGCAACAGGCCCTCGAGTCGGCGCGCCAGATTCTCCCGACCCTCTCGGAGGTCTCCGTTGCCCTCCATGTGCTCGAGCCGGAGGTGCCGCCCAGCCAGATCCTCGTCGCTGAAGAGCCGCGGGCCTCTCTCACAATTCCTCTCGAGGAGGGGGAGGCCATTGTTGGAGTGCTCCACCTCAGTCGCGCTCAAGCCGAAGCGTTCACTTCGGACGAAGAAGCCTTCGTCCGCATCGTCGCCCAGCAATTGCTGATCGCCTTGAACCGATTGCGCGAGACCGCCGCCGCGGAGCAAGACAAGATCAGCGCGATGCTGGAGAGCATGAGCGAGGGCGTCGTCATGGTTGACGAAGCTCGTCAGGTGCGCGTGATCAATCGAGCGGCGAAGGAGGTCTTGGGACTGACGGGCGACGCGACAACGGAGGCATTCGTGAATCGTTGCGAGGAGCTGGGGCTTTGCAATCTCCTCCAGAACGGGGGTCAGGAGAAACAGAGCGCGGAATATCGTCTGGAAACGCCGACGCCCCGCGTCCTGAAGGTCAATGTCAGCCGCGTGCGAAGCCATACGGGCGAGCTTTGGGGGACCGTCTTCACGTTTCACGACGTGACGCGGGAGAAGGAACTGGACGAAATGAGACAGGATCTGCTCTCGCAGATCTCCCACGATCTGCGCACGCCGTTGTCGCTCATCAAAAATGCGCTCGGCATCGTGCTCGCTCAGAAAGCGGGCGCTCTGACGCCCGAACAACTTCGATTCCTCTCGATCGCGAACAAAAATGCGGATAAACTGGCGCACTTGCTGGATACGATTCTGGATCTGGATCGCATCCGAAGAGGGAAGTTGGAGCTGGAGATCGAGCTGATGGATGTGGAGAGGGTGATCGACGCGGCGCTGGCGACGTTCCAACCGATCGCTGAGCAGAAGCGAATCACGCTGCAGAAGCAACTGACGGAGGGATTGCCCAAGGTATACGCGGATGCCGGACGCCTGGAACAAATCCTCAACAATCTGCTCCAGAACGCGATCAAGTTCACTGCCGAGGGCGGACGCGTGTGGATCCGCGCGATGCCATATACAGATCCGGCCGATCCTGAGACAGCTTGGGTTCGCATTGATGTACAAGACACAGGCATCGGTATTCCCGCAGAAGCGCGCGAGCGCATATTCGAGGGGTACTATCGCGCGCCGACGACGAAGGAACAGGGCTTGGGCCTAGGGCTCGCCATCACGAAGGCGCTCGTCGAAGCCCACAAGGGACGCATCTGGGTCGAGAGCACAGTGGGTGAAGGCAGTTGCTTCTCCTTCCTCTTGCCGGCCGAAAGGCGACGTCCGCGGAAGCCGGTGGTCCTAATTGTCGAGGACGAGCCCGATATGGTCGAGACGTTGAGCTTCCATTTGCAGAGCGAGGGCTTTGCGTGCGAGGTGGCGTATACGGGGATGGAGGCGTTACGCAAAGCGAACGAATTGGCCCCGGATGCTATCCTCCTGGACATCATGCTTCCGGACATCAACGGCTATCAGGTCTGCCGCCGCTTGAAGGCTGAGGAACGGACGCGCCACATTCCGATCCTCATGTTGACGGCTCGCTCTCAAGCGAGCGATCGTTTCTGGGGACTCGAAGCAGGAGCGGAGGCCTACATCGTGAAACCGTTTGAGATCGAGGAAGTCACGGCGAAGCTCCGCGAGGTGCTCAAGTTGTGA